A stretch of DNA from Glycine max cultivar Williams 82 chromosome 18, Glycine_max_v4.0, whole genome shotgun sequence:
AATCACCAATTTTGACTTCAGGTTTCACCACAGCATATATTTCCAAAGAAGcggtttaaaattgaaaaagggGTTTTAAGACTTTTATTTACTTGGCTGATCGTTACATGGCGGTGCCATATTTGAGGCACCTTATCATGTGAAATAATTGCTACAATTCATAGAGATTACGATTAGAAATTCATGTCGTGCCATTTACAAAAGAATTCACCACTAAGGAACGCCTGAATCATACAAATGATTTGTGCCAAAGaagcaaacttttttttttctttacctacttgtgtcctttcttaattatcttCTTGTGTTAATGCAATCAATGGACCTAGATGCAAGAAAATCCCTATAGGCTACATGTCCCTTGTCGTCCAATCAAGATCACAAACACGTTTAGGTGGAGGGCAGTGTTAAATATGTGTAAATGCCAATAGCTTATTTATGTGGAGGGCAGTGTTAAATGTAGAATACACAAATGATGTACATCATTTTTCTTATGGTTTCTTGTGAAATCATAAAAATCACCTAACATTGTCAGTGACCCCAACAGATATAaacatatttgatttaaaaGGGATCAATGCATGATCACAAAGGGTATAGTATTAGATTGGCgtgaaaaataattacttaGTAACTTTATGTCCAAACATatagttctttttattattatttggcaTGTTGGTCTATAAAAAAACTCGTTAAACCTTTTAGTGGGAGTAAAGTAATACTAGAACTAAGGTATTATCTAATAACTTGCAGAATATGTGGAAAAAGGTTTATACTAATATCATTACTATAGAAAAGAGTCCAtatatgaaaatgaattaaatcaaCCGCTACCTGGTTTTGATGGTAAATAAAGAATTGCAACTGGCAATCTGACATTGTCGTAGGAATACAGGAGACACACTTTGACACTACCAATTCAACAAACCAAGCCCACAAAACCAATCCCCCACGGATTCATTATACATGTAATAAATGTGtacttctaacaaaaaaaataaaaagaatggaTAAATGTGGTTACATTTTCCCGTTTACACGGGATAAGGGCCAAGGAGAAAAAGTACATACAAATAATTGATATCAATGCATGTAACTTGTTATTATTGGACCAAAGTAAGTTGGCTACGGCAAAATGGTGGTTGGATCGTAATGAAAAATGAAGAATTGTTAGCAATGGGATATGCATATGCTGGCTGGGATGCCTATAAAAGAATAGCAATGGAGTTGGCAAGGAATCAATTGCAGCATATAAATATTTAGAAAGTAGTTCCCGTGTTATTATGAAAATTGTTGGTTGCTTATGTTTTGAAAGTAACAACCCTGTGTGGTAGACAGCGTGAAAAAGAGTGTTGATGCAACAAATCTACTTACACCTGAAACTTTTTTGATGGAGGAAGACAAGGAATGTCTATTTTGCATGTGTCTTGTAACAACATTCGGTTAAGTGATCCACGATCTAGTTGGAAGTGCCTTCTTTCATACATAGCTTAACATGCCAAAATTCAGACATAATATTAAGTACAAATTTAGTTCAACTTATTCTAGAAAAGTaaaccttttccttttctgattAACATCTTAAGAgagttctttttttcttctttatattaCAATATGGTAGAATGGGATGACACCCCTAATACTACTGAGCAAAACGCCAATGACATGTTCGAACTACTAACAAAAGTCCACCCAGATAATTACTGCACAAGCTTAAACTCCAACCAGTTTTATCAGGTCGCGGCCTCGGGGGTGCTCAACTAATCCTTGGccgcacaaaattaaatataattttgtggaaaaaaatagtatttccCCCAAAATTAATCCATCCCAAACATgaacataatataattttaggcACATTTAATATGAAAGTGGACAAGAAGAAACTTGGTACTTACATTGTACCATATGCTATATTCTCTAAAAGGGTACACACAAATAAGTGGCTGCTTACCATGGATTCTCAAAAATTACTGATATGAACATTTGCACCAAATGAGTAGCCACATATGTAAAGCAAGTTCACGTCTTATAATACAATAGCAACAAACAAATGCTGCTATTTGTTTGTGTTCAACAACTTAACATATTATACAGTAATTCATGTTTGGAgtttcatttcttttcattctGGCCCAAATCAGCAGCCGTTTTCGCTGCACGTGTCAGCATATCTGAAACCCAAAGAGCACCTTTGGCAAAGTAGCTACTGTTGGCTATAGCAGTTCCAGCTGCCACGGCGGCTTTTCCGGTAACTGATGCCACAACTATAGCTGTTGTCCCTGTCACTGTTGCAGCTGATTTAGTGAAGTCTGTGACATGATACTTCTCATCCACAGACTTAAAAGTTTCAATGCCTGAATTAATGGTATCAGTCAACCCAATTTTATTGCTGAGTTCAGCAACCTTGGATGCTGCTGTAGATGATACACTGTGAGATTCATCAAAAGCTTTTGCCATGACAAATGCATCTTTGCCCAACACATATCCCTTAGCCACCATTGTTTTGACAACCACCTGAGCCATAGTTAGTGCTTCTCCAGGGGAACCAACAAACTTATCCATGTGAACATCCTGGCAATGAAAACAACATAACTTAATCAATGATTGAACCCAACAGTAACTAAGTGTGTTTAGAATAGCCTTTTCACACCACATCCATTACAAAATCATGCCCACAGGCCTCAATGATGTAGAAGCTACTTGTTATTGCTTCAGATAGATGCGGAGAGAGGATGACGATTCACGTCATAAAATTCATTCCAAACATGCAATACGTAAGCCACTAGTTACTCATTATAAAGGGAAAGATTGTTGTGAAGATGTAAGGATAAGTtggtattttaattaatttactactgtttttcttaaatgttaaaataagGTAATATGTAAAACTACTAACAGCAAGAAGTAATAAATCAAGATAGAAATCCATAAGCCAACTACAAAAATGCATTGAGCTTGCCTCACTAAACTCAAGGTGTCACCATATTTTACAGTCCATCATGAACTAAAATAGATGGCCATACCATTAACTAAGTTACTCCAGCGGACAAGAAGGAAATAAATGGAAATAACACAATGGTTGACATCtatcttaatcaaataatgtgAGAGGCACCACCTTCTTCAGTACATCAAAAGCAAGCCAGAAATTTGAAGTTTGAGTAGTACTGAGATTctcattgattttaattgcaTTTATATATTTCTGCTGTTTTTATTGCtctttcccccccccccccccccccataatCACATGTTAAAAACCTCTATGTGACATGAAATACTAGTCACTTGTGAGAAAATCCAAAATACAAGGTCCTATTTGGTTTAGggaaatgttttttgttttcaccagaaattacaaaaatgtcaccttgttttcactttatttcttgttttcctttggaaaatatattaaaaggtgacatttttgtaattattcaagaaaatataaaataaaatcagaaaaTATTTCCTTGAaccaaataaccataaattttcCACGGTTGGAATTGAACCATATTGCAGAAAAACAAAGACTATTCATTCCCCAAGTTTCGAATAACTGCATATTTTTGTCATAATAAATATCTTTTCATGTGTGACCCAAAGGATCAAAAGGATAACCTAAAATGTATACattgtttgtgaatattttttaatatgtatagAAAAATTCTTTTATCACTTTGGTCCAACTAAAAGCAACAGAGTGTTCTAAGGATTTTATTAGGCTTACCTGTGAGGTTGTAATACTGTATTCAGGCTTTGATGCATGACTACTCCAATTATCATAGTCATTTACATAAGCTTCATAGCGTGAAATGAATATACATTGGTCCAAGATCATGGATCCCTGAAAAAACATTGAACCAAAATATGCAGGTTAGCAAACAATATTCAAGTGAGAACAATACCACATCACTGAAAAGTTCATTTTCTGCAACATCACAAGATGAATTTGATTGAAGaggtacaaataaaaaaatttaagcaacAAATTTTCACTAATGCAATGCAAATgaaatttcttataaaattattttttatcatcctTTGTAGGACTGTGTTAAGAAAGGACAGGATGCAATAAGGGTACTTATCATTATGTAGATTATGAACTTGAATACATCTAGAAACAAAATACAACCATCTACCCCATCAGAAGgcaaaagaaaaacttatatAGCAAGATTTCACATCCATATTGCAATTCAGCAGGAAAGCCAAACACCATCGCCTATTACACACTATGAAGCCTAGACAGTGACAAGGACACGGAGCATGGGAACACGCCAAATTCTAAAACTTGTAGGGCATGAAAATGGTGTATATAAGTGTGTATTATATTGTTGTGTAGAAAATTTAAGGGAAAAAGATTCATAATTTGTAAGAACATTTATATAAGCTTCAAGTCTTACAATATCTTAATAAAGATCATATATGGGAATACTTGCTATTCTATAAGCCTCGTCTAGAAAACATGGAGCATCATTTCTATTGACATTAAACACTTTCCTAAATGAACTTGCCCCGGTAGAAATAATAATGTAGCACATGTACATGTACACAATGAcagacaattaaaaaaaaagcagtGAGTATCTAAAGATCAACTTCATTTTGCTATCCACCATTGTTGTCGTCACCATCGGCCAAGATGACATCCACCAACTCTGTTTCAGGGAGGAGAGGATAGGGGGGGTGAAATGAACAACTTTGTATGTGTGTGTTCTTGATTTGCATTGAACACATTGTCATTGTGTCAGTCAGACACATCTCCTGCACACTGATGCGGCACCAAAATGGTGTGTTCAAGATTACAAATATTAATCTAATGCATGATTATGAGACAGAAATAATGGAATTGGCTATATGTTATGTCAATCCATGATATCCAACAAGAGGGCAAGGAAGTAAGAGAATAAGCAACTTACATTTAGCAATAATGCAGTTTCCAGGGCATAAGCATCCCGATAAGTCACATATGCAGTAGACGCATTTTCACCAGATCTGTATCATGACAAAAAAGctattatttatattgttcCAAGAAAGCTTGATAGATTATAACTACAAAATCGACTAGCAATTCTATCATTTAGGCCTAGCAACTTGGAAGTATACAATCCTTCAATATAACAATACAGCAAAATAAAGCAACACATTATTAACATCTTTAAATTGTTCTATATAAGCATGCTATTTGTTATTGATTGGTTATAAAGAATACCTCACAACGACATATAAGAAGGGAAACTTACAGCTTCCAACAATAAGCAATATGAAGCCTATTGAaaaatttatccatttcataGTCGAAACCAAAAACTTCATTTGAAAAACAGGATAAATACATTGCAAAAAGTTCAATCTAATTTGTTTCTGGATAAGGAACAGAACGGTTTTAACTGCAAGGCATTATATAAAATGAAGTTGAAATAAACTAGAAATCTGGAATCTATCAAATATGAAGTTTTGGACACAGAATAAACATTTTCCTTCAATTACCTAATGCATAGAAAATGTAGATTCTGACTTTTTTGCCCTGTCATTATGTTTGTAGTCCACCATACTAATCTGAATGAGAGGCTCATAACAAATAACTAATTATGttcttcttttattaaataaggCTGATTAActgtcctctctctctctctctctctctctctctcacacacacacacacatatcctATCAAAAGGTTCAATTTTGATATACAGGAATTTAATTTTCCCAGTAAGGTTTAGCAACATTACCTTAATATTTCAATATGCTCAATTAAACCAcagtatgtaaaaaaatttctcaCATCATCCTCTGTTGCTCTTGGGGATAAGTTTGTAACTAGAGCAGTGTAACCACCACTATACATACTTGTCAAGTGACTCAATCCCAAATTGGAAAAAATAGAACCAGAGTCAGCAAACCTGCAGAAATCAAAGCAAGTGAAAAAAACTTGACAACTTATTAGAGAAAAAGAGTGACCCTATAAGGATCATTCATGCAACTTCACAAACTGATGGTGGGAATAGCCTTTCCTTTCCCTTTCATTTCTCCAGTAATAAGGCCATGCATtgttaaaaacaaacaaagaagATAACCAGAACAGTGAAATTATAGAAAACATTATCTATCATTTAGTTGCATTCACTTCATCCACAAGAGATTGTAAATTCCAAATATTTAGTGGTCCCCAACAGATATCAGCCTCAATTTTAACAAACAGAACTATGTCACAGATCACATGCCTATAtcatttatattgttttatttaatatttcaggAAACATATCAATTATAAACTCTTGACATGCAAGGAAACATCGTATTGATCACATTTGAGAATGAAGAGTGTCCATTAACTGAAGACAGAATTTCTTCACACTCCAACAACCAATGAAAACGAATCCAACTCAATCAAATTCTAAAATCTCAAACTGGGTTTGGAATTTGGATATGAAGGATCACCCTTTAGCCAAATTGATAGCATCAATAAAAAtcattagaaaaaccaattgTTATGACCCACAAGAGAGAGAcagaacaaaaaaatcaaacaaaacaattcaaaaacaacatcaatgTGGCAAAACAAAAGAGGTTGAAGAAAACTATAGTGAGAACCAGAAAAAAGTGTTTGAAGATCAAAACTGGCGAAGTGCTTTACCTGACAGTTCTTGTCGGCAAACTGAAGCAGAGGAaagtttagagagagagagagagaatatgaGTCAGCAGATAATGAATCCAAAGTGGAATTGTTTCATTTTGTGATTGGAGCGATGGAAAATGGTAAATCTATGGAATCTCACGCGCTGAACATTTGTCTTGTGTAGCATTCTGGTTGGTTTCTTATACATGTATAAAGTACGTGTATCAATTCCATTCCATCAATTTAATTCTAGATAttattaaacaataaatttaattctttactattaaattatcattaaattaatcaattcaacTTTCAAATTTGATAACTATAACTactaatttaattcttaaatttgataataataataataagctaATGTAATCTctgaaattaaaaactaatttgactcatgtaataaattataaaataaaataactggtAGCTAATAAAAACTATCGATGGTTAACATGagttgtaattgtaattttagaaaatgatttaataTTTGACTCAAAATGTACTTGTTTAAATttgtcaatatttattttattataaagtgtaaaattttatgagttttttcaaatcacttatattttaaataaaaataaaaagagcattTGTaccacttaaaaaataatttatatccaCTTTTGAAAAAtgacaaatttaataatatattaaatgttttgtaattgaagattttaaattatttgttaatcgATCTCTAAGAATGTCTCTAATGAAAACTTTACTcattgaattttaataaatgtgtTATTAGTGAGTagtagtatttttcttttcttaatcatCTGGTCTGGCGCGTGATATTTATATTGTTCTCCAAAAAGCGTGAGCAATAAAGGATTGCAGCATTGATTCTTCATGATTTATTATTGTCAAATTGAATTGGTGGAGGAGTCTAGTTTGTGGCAAAGATTAATAGATTATTGCATAAGCAAAGTCGGCTATTAAAACGATAGCTTTATGCTGCCTTTGATTTTCAAAGTTAACTTTTTGGAAATGGTTTTGTTCATGAGTTTAATGCAAagtttatgctttttcaacCAAAAAAGATACAATCCTTTCTTCAATTTTGCAGTTAACTTTTTGGAGATGATGTTGCCTAATGCAAAATTTAtgcttttgaagaaaaacaaattaagatacGATCCTTACTTCTTACTTGGTCGATAATGTCCATAAAATTATACTCTTTTCATCCCgttttatttgacattttttccaattttttaatgttattttattatcattttagaatattagtaaagtattagatataatttttactgactttaataatttcttgtgaagtaaaataactataaatgagagaaaaattaattaacataaaagagAAGGAATATATTAGGAAAttgcaatataattttaatgaaatctaaaaaattaatttcatttcttaGTTTCAATCCCAAAATCTTAAATGTCAAACAAAATGGGATGAATAgagtatctttaatttcttattcttatttcatgctttaatttagtttttattattctttcccAATTTTGTTTCCTAATgagtttaattaattgatatattatcaacatttttatattgataatcATAAAATTCAATGATTTTCAATTACATATAAATCaatgattaaatgataatgcgaaaaattaatactattaaaatattcaaattaaatcaatGTTTCATTTGATTTTAACATTCTTTTCTAGCTATTAGCTTCCACTTCCACTTGAGCACTTGACAAAAAAGGTGCTACGTGGCTTACACATTGTTAATTGTTAATGTGTTTTTCTTGGCATCTTTACcctttttttctccctttctatttttgagtattttttctcattttttaaaagaaagtaataatatgtaaacatttcattatttttaacactttattaatatttttttctctccatcTTTCTTTTGTATCACAtcatatcatttatcatatttttatttttattttttctctctctctctcttttaaatGTCAACTAGCGTTTGaagaattcatatatatttttcatttaaacaaATGCAATGTACCCATTAGCATCTTAATACCAACTTCAAGCTTCATTTCAAGTGTAGCTATGACAGCCACGTACTCCGTCTACACACCGTCTCTCGGTGTAATTACAATCCTAAGCATAAGATAACAATGGCATATGGTTAGGAATGTCTTACAAGTTTCAAAAAGGAACAAGATGATTAAATTAATAGAACctattattaaattgttaaatgtaactaaatttatttaagatacATAAGGTAttaaatcaaaggaaaaaatatatttttagttgttatCCTTTctataaattttggtttcagtCTTTATACTTCACCATCGaatatttttgtctttgaaCTTTTTTTACATGGCATTAGTcttgagaaactaaaaaaaattatttttaaagtcaaGGGACCAAAATGTTCAATTGTAAAATACAAGAACTAAAaccaacaattttataaaataagggactaaaatatatttttctctactTTAAAGTGTGTTgacattttatttcttatcttttaaagAGTAAATgtttattgtatatatttagatacttttctttttccaacAAGTAATGGTCTAATTAATAttggattcaattttttttaagtaaggtCTCGAATTTGAATATTGTGGttgtaaatagaaaaaatatgattgaaagaagaaaaatgagaatTTCACTAAAGATGATCAATCAGAATTCCACACAAAGATTAATCATTCACACAACTAATAAATACTTCATAtcaataatatgatttttttttttttaaaaaaaaagagagtttcctttttcttaggttttgtatAGTTGCATCGTCAGGAATTTAGATTTTGTTGAAGCTTGTTTCCATGTACATATATTGATGCTCTAGAACCAACAGAAACTACTTTTGCTTCATCTCCTTTATGGTATTAGAACCAAACTTTGAGAACCTCTTGATCTTGGATATGGCAAAAGAAACTAAGAATGAAAGTGGGTGATAGTCGAAGAAACAGATTTCTTCTTATTATCTGTATTTATGTGTCAACCCAAGGAAATGTCATCACTTAGGTGCAATTGAAGGgtgaaaattatgataaatggGCTCGTGTAATACAAAAAATTGGAATGTGTGAGATTGACTAGTAAAACCCTATGGACTCCTGTAGAACACCTATATCAGCATCTAAACATGATTAATGTTTTACAATACAATTACAAATTATGCAAcgattttggtgaagaaataaaaaaaaatgaaatgaaaaataaaagaagagaggTCTTAGGCCTGGGTTCCAAATTGGGCCACCGGTGAGCAACATTTTCACTAAAGCTGGGGGAATTGCTAAGGGCACCTAGAATTTTTGCTGGTACACCAGCATAACATACGAAATTCTGGTTTTGCCCTTTGTAAACCCAatatggattgtcaatccgtaagtggttcataggattttttttaattttttttaaaaaatataatttatgaattaatttaaaaataatggtcCAAACAAGAATTAAACCTGAGATTTTCGTATTATTAACACAATACTCTAATCAATTAAACTAACagatcaattatattataaaataattaatgtcactatataaatatattcaacGTGCAAGCTAAAAATGTTGAAATTTGATTTGGGCTATGTGCTAAAAATGTACTCcagtacaaaaatattttggaccATTGTATGATTTGGGCTCCAAATGATTGCACTATacgagtttctttttttttttcttaaaaaaaaaggtttcttGGACAATTGTAGACCTTAACACACAATTTGGGATCTATAAAGTTACGATTCGAAAGTAGGTGAttagcaacaaaaataaaatacaaaaatataaaataaataataagatgcattaaataatattttttatttacatatgcatgttttgtttcttatttatttagtttaaagaGTTTGGTGgaccatttttcataaaattttatttactattactgtgtttgtttcttaatttaatttagagagTTGATTTAACTCAGAGAATTTGTCAACTCTCATTCTTAAAAGGAAATACGTTAATTAGGACAACTTATCAATTCTCACTTTTAAGAAAGAGTAATTTTAGCTTGAATAGCTTGGTAGACCACTTTTTTGtacaaaactttttttattatgtttcttTCTCAACTTAAATAATGAAGATAATTTAGGCACCTAATAAACTTGTGTCTTTTAAAAGGAGACTATTTGGTTCactataagtattttaaaaaacaataaatatctttctttgtttcattttttctttactaATTCTTTCATTTCTATTCCAGTCCTAATCTCCTTTTGGGTATACTAAATAGTGTTGTTCTATATACATAAAAGGATCACCACCATATATACATAAAAGGAAAATAGTCTTTTGAAGcggaaaaggaaaggaaaatagTCTTtacagtatattttttttttttgccaaaccTGCTCAATCTGtagcaaaatatataaaatggagAATATCACAGATTTTCAGGATAGAAACTACGTCCactctttgaaattttattaaatatattttgcttcTGATTTGAACATCATCGTAATGTATGAATTAATGATCCAACAAAAAGCTGCTGAACTTTGACCATGACCCCTGCTGATCCTACAGAACTGCATGATTTCATTTATTCATCATTCACACAACTTTTTTAAGAATGGATCGAAACACATGCCTTTGACTACCACATAAAACACCAATTTCTGAGGGCCTTCATTTGTTACATAAACATTATGCAactcttatttaatttatatatagttcATATTGTTTTGTTTGGCTCAATTTACTCAATGCAATAATGGTGTAAGGTAACAGGAAGGGCTCTTATATAA
This window harbors:
- the LOC100784005 gene encoding binding partner of ACD11 1 isoform X1 is translated as MDTLHSQMFADSGSIFSNLGLSHLTSMYSGGYTALVTNLSPRATEDDVRNFFTYCGLIEHIEILRSGENASTAYVTYRDAYALETALLLNGSMILDQCIFISRYEAYVNDYDNWSSHASKPEYSITTSQDVHMDKFVGSPGEALTMAQVVVKTMVAKGYVLGKDAFVMAKAFDESHSVSSTAASKVAELSNKIGLTDTINSGIETFKSVDEKYHVTDFTKSAATVTGTTAIVVASVTGKAAVAAGTAIANSSYFAKGALWVSDMLTRAAKTAADLGQNEKK
- the LOC100784005 gene encoding binding partner of ACD11 1 isoform X2 is translated as MYSGGYTALVTNLSPRATEDDVRNFFTYCGLIEHIEILRSGENASTAYVTYRDAYALETALLLNGSMILDQCIFISRYEAYVNDYDNWSSHASKPEYSITTSQDVHMDKFVGSPGEALTMAQVVVKTMVAKGYVLGKDAFVMAKAFDESHSVSSTAASKVAELSNKIGLTDTINSGIETFKSVDEKYHVTDFTKSAATVTGTTAIVVASVTGKAAVAAGTAIANSSYFAKGALWVSDMLTRAAKTAADLGQNEKK